A genomic region of Ammospiza nelsoni isolate bAmmNel1 chromosome 3, bAmmNel1.pri, whole genome shotgun sequence contains the following coding sequences:
- the LOC132070497 gene encoding transmembrane protein 121-like produces the protein MVPPPPVSKPHVCLSTVLIMTSLVLMDAYLVEQSQGSRKLGICVMVAVGDICFLLVLRYVAIWVGAEVKTAKRGYAMILWFLYVFVLEIKVYFVYQNYKADRKSLDLIARKALTLLLSICIPALYVLLVATEHMEYVRTFKKKEDLRNRLFWVIVDMLDVLDIQANLWEPQKKGLPLWAEGIMFFYCYILLLVLPCVSLCEISMQGIGIVPHRMMLYPMLSMLTVNIATIFIRGSNMVFFRDARVSSIFMGKNMLAIGMKVCMFVQYQRHQHHAPPGPDPQHSTPAQPPSGLRKARDQPACPEELAQDNT, from the coding sequence ATGGTCCCCCCACCACCTGTCAGCAAGCCCCATGTGTGCCTCTCCACAGTGCTCATCATGACCAGCCTTGTCCTCATGGATGCCTACCTggtggagcagagccagggctccAGGAAGCTGGGCATCTGTGTCATGGTGGCAGTGGGTGACATTTGCTTCCTGCTGGTGCTCCGCTACGTGGCTATCTGGGTTGGGGCAGAGGTAAAGACAGCCAAGCGAGGATACGCCATGATCCTCTGGTTCCTCTACGTCTTCGTTCTGGAGATCAAAGTCTACTTTGTATACCAGAATTACAAAGCTGACCGGAAAAGCTTGGATCTCATCGCCCGCAAAGCGCTGACCTTGCTGCTCTCCATCTGCATCCCAGCTCTCTACGTGCTCCTGGTGGCCACCGAGCACATGGAGTACGTCAGAACGTTCAAGAAGAAGGAGGATCTCCGCAACCGCCTCTTCTGGGTCATTGTGGACATGCTGGACGTGCTGGACATCCAGGCCAACCTGTGGGAGCCCCAGAAGAAAGGGCTGCCCCTCTGGGCTGAGGGCATCATGTTCTTCTACTGCTACATCCTGCTCCTGGTCCTGCCCTGCGTGTCCCTGTGCGAGATCAGCATGCAGGGTATCGGCATCGTGCCGCACCGCATGATGCTCTACCCCATGCTCAGCATGCTCACCGTCAACATCGCCACCATCTTCATCCGAGGCAGCAACATGGTCTTCTTCAGGGATGCCCGGGTCTCCAGCATCTTCATGGGCAAGAACATGCTGGCCATTGGCATGAAGGTCTGCATGTTCGTGCAGTACCAGCGGCACCAGCACCACGCGCCCCCGGGGCCGGACCCGCAGCACAGCACCCCGGCCCAGCCGCCCTCGGGGCTGCGCAAGGCCCGGGACCAGCCTGCCTGCCCCGAGGAGCTGGCCCAGGACAACACGTGA